The DNA sequence ACTTGCTCATCATGAGAAAACTTGCAGCTAGCTCCCCGAGTGCATTCACCTCTTTGGAAAGCACGGCAAACGCCACGCGCCTCCCTCTTCTGCCGCTCTGTCTCttcatcctcctcctccttcttcttATACTTATCAACATGGTCCACCCTAATAATTCTCCCCAAAACCTGTGCCCCGTTCAAATTATCTGAGCcacaaaaaacaaacatcaaaacgCAATTCAACAAATGCAtccacgcacacacacacaaaaaaaatcattaaaaaaagaacatataataaaatcatagaACAGGAACCCACCCACAGCAAGATTCGTGCTTCTCTGATCCTCATACGCAAGGAACGCAAAACCCTTGGATTTTCCGGTGCCTTTGTCCCTAACTAGGTTAACATCAACAACCTCTCCGTATctgagtaataaaaaaaattgttaaaaaaaaaaaaacaaaagagttgATGAATCGAATTGAAATGGAAGAGGAAAGAGTTGTTATACTGAGCAAAAACGGCGAGGAGGTCACCCTCGGTGAGATCGAAGGGGATGCCACCGACGAAGACGTAAGCGGAATCCTTGTACTTGGTGTGCCAGGAGGCTTGCTCGCCGATGCCGAGTGCAGCTTCTCTGGCATTGATGTTCTGAGTGCGCTTCACTAGTGTTAGCGGGTTCATCTCTCTCTATCTGCTCAACACAAACCGGTGAGGGAAATCGGGGAATGTGAAATGGTTAGGGCAAACAACGTTTTtgactcaaataaaaattacgAAGTGTACACTACATTGCACATACCCTGccacttaattattatttcattttatttttttacattttgtcGACTAAAATTTATCGTAAATTACAAATAAGATTAATCAATAATTCAATAACGATAgactcatgatttttttaatagataaacAAAATTCTAAGTATTACAGTTTTCACCATATTTTTTAGCTTgattctttcacaaaaatgtataattgtattattattttagaatatatgATCCTCTTaagttttctaaatattttaaggacGAATTCACCATTTTGtccttaaatttattattttaactctAAATATCAATCCTCTTTGAATTTGGAcctaaatgaattttattaaataaattttaatattttaaatcatgTTTTAAATTAGTAATCACAAAAATTGAATATTGTTTAGTTTGAATATACATATTCTAAGCTTCAAAATTAATCTAAATTCACTTCTTTTTTGTCAAAAGCTTACTGATTTATTAGAAAGGCCTTCTAAtcattttttactaattaatcTAAGTgtattaatgattaaaaaaattattaggcaTTGTAACATTTTTATGAATCCTTTTAACCAAATCCTTACTAACTCTTCCAATCACTCGATTAAAGTTTTCTAACTCATTTTAAtcactcaaattaaaaaaaaaatgccttaTTCTCTATTTCCAATGCCAAAAAATTCTCATCATgccaaaatcctatttttgtgttCTGAAGTTTTATGGCAAGTTCAAAGCTTGAAGCTtttgattcaaaacaataaTGGAACATCATCATTTCAACACATATCAATATATATCATTTGAGCACATCAAAATAGGCAAGATGCCACCCTAAAACACATTTtacagagacaaaaaaaaaaatcacaaagaaCAAAGCTTTAAGTATCAAGGAAGCATTTTTCATCATCAACAAATCATATAGTTCCTAAAAGAGCCTGGTAAAAATGAGTACGGCAAGAATGTCAAGTCTTGGGCGCATCGTTGGATGAGGCACCATACTTGGCAAGCCaataatctattttatttccttaccTCAAAgtatgaatgaaagaaatattaCAGTACAAGGAAACAAGACTCTGGATGTTGTTGACCAAATTAGGTGCAAGAGGATGAGTATGAAAAGGGTCTCCATCATTGACCAACTTGAGAGCAAGCTTCGAATTTGAGTTTCCCAGATAACAACAGTAAAGCAAGCCCCTCTCCCTAGCTACTGTTAGCCCCTTCCAAATTACTACAAGCTCAGCGTTCAGGTTAGACATGAACCATGATAGCTAGAGAATCCATGAATACAATGTACATGctcatttttttaagttgataAATGAATTTTGGTTGAGGATGAATCCATCAAATTATCATTAAGGTTCTACTTGTGTTGTTTACAATGTTTTTTATGACTAAGAAAGAGAGtccagagaagaaaaaaaacataaaattgagtaagagaaatgaagaaaagggaaattataaaacaatattataagAATATAGTAACTCTATAATATCATTTATCTTTTCTCCAAATGCTATTAACAAGTTTGTTGatcaatataacaaaaaaaaaaaaaaactatctttCCATGTTACTTTCTTATGCctataacaaataaatgtttatgCATGTCGACCACCATAGCGTCTTTTTCTTTGCTGAAATGAACTTAATGCATCTACAAATTCATCCTTCCCAAAATCTGGCCAGAGTTTCTGGTTGAAATAAAGTTCTGTGTAGGCTAATTGCCACAACAAAAAGTTACTCACTCTAAGCTCGCCACTAGTCCGTATTAGTAGATCAGGGTAAGGAAACTCAGTACAATTAGTTTCTAATTCTTGTTCAATAATGTTTTCATTGATGTCATCCAAGTGAAGATGATCATCTTTGACTTTCTTGGCTACACTTTTACATGCTTGCACAACATCATATTTGCCACTGTAGCTCAATGCCACAATAAGTTGAAGTCTCGAATTATGTTTTGTATCCTCTTCTACACTAACTATCATTCTTTTTAAAGACTCAGGCAACTTTGATGAATCTCCAATCACAGATATTTGAATTCCTTCCCTATAACAAAAAGAAGTTATAagaatgacaaaaaaaagttcatcaaataTTACTTGATATGgttaattgtgtttttaatccaaattttttttgagtgaatctggttttgttcttccaaaaataaaaaaaataaaaaaaaacatttttgtcttttatatttaaaaaaaaatacatttttagtctCTTCAATTTACTATTTAGAGACTAACAATTATTTTGAacgaaaaaaacattttagtcgtcaaatttaatgtttagagatttaaaacacatttttaaaaaaaaattaagagattaaaatatttttttaatttatgaaactaaaatatttttttttcatttttaagaacaaaaattataattaagtctTGCTtgatataaggaaaaaaaagtaaaaaaataaaagaagaaatacTTGGTTTGTGACTTGTGACCACAACTCATAACTCATTACAGTCAATGTCAAGTGTCACcaatatgtattattttttaatgaacatTTTATGAGAAGATTGTGTTTCTGGTAAGTTCCTAAAATGACGTAATACAGAGTAAGAAAATTCtagaaaaagatgaaagaaaacCGTATCTACTCTATGTAATATTTGGACcgcaaagaaaaaaacataggaaataaacaaaatagaacCCTCTGTCCACCAAGATAATTTTAAGTTGTATAGTGACACTTCTTAAGCCTTTTGAGGgattatttttcttaagttaAACCTTTTTAGCATAAGctaagaaaaataatactacCGAGCTAGACCAAACAACTTGTagctaattttgattttagaaattttgaatatgaaaGATTAAATATATCTATTATCACTATGAAACTTCATTCaaaatcttcaatttttttgcttggtaaaattttaaaacaaataataaggattcaaaataaaatgctGTGATGCCAAGAAATTCAGTGAAAATATTCCCTTAGATACCCATATATATCAAAATGGATTGACACGTgacatttttcctttaaaaataaaattattttatttataaaatcaataaatttatcttaataatttatgattaaatcataatataaaattatgttttcccTTCCTTacttaaaatatctttaatttaacacaaaagaaatgagaagaaagattatgcattaactataaattataattaaatatatttattatgtatattaaatatgttgatttttaaaaaaaaaaatctgaaaaatcTTGATGAAATGATAGAGTGTAAGTGCATGATCTTTGGCTCACTTTTTCGTACACTCAATTCAAGGACAAAGAAGTTTGGTAAGATTATTACCTCTTAAAAGCTTGAACTTCAGAGTTTATTGTTGTCTCAAACAGCCTCATCAAGAAATCAAACTCCAACTGCACACCATCACCACAAATAATACTactcagaaaaaaaaacaaaaatactaacTACACCACGGTAATGCAATTGCACTTGGAAACATGAAAAGACAAGAATGACCTTGGGTCGAACCCAGTTATCGGTGGAGAACGCGAAAACCGTGAGAACCTTAATTCCCCAACTGCTACACAGCCTCACCATTCTCCTCAGCGACTGCACCCCCGCCTGATGCCCCGCCGACGGCGGCAGCCCCTTCACCTTCGCCCACCTCCCGTTCCCGTCCATTATAACCGCCACGTGCTTCGGCATCATCTCCGCCGCGAGTTCCGCCGGAAATGGATCCGGCGACTCTCCGGCGAATGAGACTCTGTCATGGCGAAGTGTCACGTCAGCGTGGCACTTGGCGGTGGCGGAGCCGCGCTTGGAGACGATAAGTCCCCGCGTTTGGCAAGGGTCATGGAAAGGACAGAGATAATAAGGAGaataagaagaggaagagggtgGCGTTTTAACGAGAGGAATAGGGAGTCTTAACGAGAACATTGTATTTTCTGAATGGGGATACGGTTATCCCGGTTCGGCAAACTCACCACTGGAATGGGAATAAGGGATGCCACTGCAGAATTCTGAAGGGCGTTTTCGTTTATAAAGAGTGAGAAAATATGATTTTCGACACTGGCGACAAAACGCTGCCGTATCGTAGCACGATTGGTAAGTGTTGGACTGTTAATGGTCCACgttatttttctttaagatgGTAGACGTTTGGCTCCAATTAGGTGATGGATAGTTACTTTGTTTGGTCCAATGGCGAATACAAGACCCCAAGATAGTTagtccaaattataaaaaataaattgagtagatttaattatataaatataaataaaatataaaaatataaaattttatttacaaatttaattcattttttcacaGCTATGTAGGTCGGCCACTGATTTGGTCTCTTGTgccatttatttttcataactgCATCTGCATTTGAATTCTTTGATGTAAACATAACAACACGAATTTTTTGTGCTTAAAAACTAGCATTTACTATTTTGGTAAGATACTAATGACTGTGTACGAAAATTATCTAGATTTTCAAAGATGTTAAGGGCTATAGACCTATAGTCGGCTACTTCCTTGGGCCTCTCAACCTaccagaaaaataaatttagattgACTCGTTTAGTgagttttattataatttcataagataattcttttatgtttttaattagtgTAAAAATTGGTGAGGTGTAGGGGTCAGCCGGTGAGCATGACTCAACCCAAGTTTAAGGGagaaaaaattctcaaattcaAATAACACTTAAAAGGATACTTATATTAACATCACTTTAAAGAGATGAGCAAGACTTTAAATTTGTGATGGATCAAATCTGAGATTCTATCTTGTTTCATTCTACCAATTCTTCGGATTCTTTCCACAGGTTCTAATGTCACagccaattaattttaaatgcaatattattaactttaagaacttaaaaaatgaaatgaaaacttGAACACACACATTAATCACTTTGGAACTAATTCACTCAAAATATTTAGTTCAACTACTAATATCCCAAATTTTGTAGCAGAAGTAATTAAAACTCATTAATGATGCCAACACTAATAACAGGGGAATAGctcatttatattaaaataacctTGTAGGAAGAAGAGTGTAAcgttaaaaaaatagaggagTGTAGGGTCATATAAGCATTTCTCCgtagtaaaaatataatttacaaataataaataatgttgacCTATTGGTAAATGTATCAAATTGAGTAAGTAGTCaaataatgagaaaaatattgttttattggaGTCTTGCAAAAAAACCACACCTTTTACtatttagactaattaatctAACGGTTGATGCATGGTTGTAAATGGAAAATAGACGAATTTTGATAGAAAAATAGGCTATAAATTGTAgaaaatgatttggaaacttGTAACATGCACCCcgctatttattttcttatatgtaCATGTGAATAATTATTGTGGAAATGCTTTTaaggaataaattaaataaataatactccAATGAAATAAATAGTGATTTGGGAATATGAGTATGGATATCAAAATTggattttcataattaaatacgttaaaaaaagtttaaatattttttcctataatttattttttatttttgttcctgaatttgTTTTAGTCATTACgaaatgtgtttattttatttttcatcattaaataactttaaataatattttaaaaaatgttatctataatacaataaatataaaaaataaaacaaacacattttataaagacaaaacaaataaataaaattacaatgacaaaaatgaaaataacactAAGTTATAGAAACAAAatgtatttaaacaaaaaaaaaatgcattctaTGGATTATTGAAGTAGGCATTGTTTTGTGGTGCACAAGCCTTTTTTTCCCCTGTGAGTCTCTTTTATTAGCTAGGCTTTCGTGCTCACAATCCAATAATGTCTAAAAGTTGTATTGCTATTTCTAAAAACCTAAACATTCTTTTCTTCTACTCTTTCTAGAAACATGTGTTGACACTATAGAGTTGTCGCAAGAGATCCCATAAAAATTACCACCACATTTGTGAAGGAGGAATTGGAGGAGTGTTGTTGTGCCATCTTTTTTCCTTtgctgtattttttttcttttaaggtaAAGGGGGAGTGGCTTCtcattgttagaattaatgGCATTAGCCATGGGTAGAGGGGTTAcccaaaacccctcaaataaattagattttatatttcttatgatTGGACAAGTTGTAAATACTTTGGAGTACTtggattttgtaattaaattgttGATTATGATGatttgagtttttctttttttatgttcttgagtattataaatcttttgatttatgatgtaattgtataaaatttgtaattataatgttatttttatcttaaattggTTTAATTATTGTTAGAAATTGCCCCTAAATCTTTGAGGTATGTTTTTGAATGTTTGGAATCCTTTGGGAAGTCTTGGGTTAAGCAAAAATTCAGTTACAACACTTTGATCGTCATAAGTCATCTAAAGAGAAATCTCAACATAAAAACCTTAGAGTCTAAACCACCAAAAGTATATCAAGAggaactaaaaaacatatttttgaaattaagggataaaaaaaagctaatttaaatttgggagaccaaaaacaaaaataagtcaaattgaaatgactaaaaacatatttaaaccaaaaaataattgtCTTTGCAGGTAAGTTGTTTTCTAATCTCCAAAACATGGTATTGGTTGTTAGACAACTACCAATATTTATGTTActtatcatttaattaagaGAAATACTAACAACACATTCTCTAACACACTATTTTAAAGAtgctttcaataaatttcaactaacaatttagaaaaagaattttgattaattcaaacttcaattaaaaagtaaataaagtctaattaataattacttttgttAAGAATCGAATTTAAATATTATCTGAAtgatttaacattaattttaacttattaacCATTTGTATCCAATTACTTGattaataaatgaatatgttatGACTTATGCATGAAGGTAACCACCATATTTCAATACACATGTTTTATGAATATCGTCCACCATACTGTCTTTGTCTCTGCTAAAATGAACTTAATGTATTTACAAACTCATCCTTCCCAAAATCTGGCCAGAGTTTctagttgaaataaaattttgtatagcCCAATTACCACAACAAGAAGTTACTTAAACTAAGTTCACCACTAGTTCGTATTAGTAGATCAGGATAAGAAAAGTCAGTACACTTAGTTTCCAATTCCTGTTCAATAATCTTTTCATCATTCAAGTGAAGATGGtcatctttaactttttttgctAGACTTTTACATGCTTGGATGAGATCATATTTCCCAATGTAGCTTATTGCCAtgataaattgaaatttcaaattatgtttTGTATCATTTTCTGCTCTAGCTAATAGCTACCATTCTTTGTAAAGATTCAGACAATTTTAATGAATCTCCAATTACAGACATTTGAATTCTTTTCCTTCCTATAATAAAGAAATGATTATagagtgaaaaacaaaattaatattgatataagaggaaaaacaaaaaagaagaaaaaaatatatatagatatgatcataacaaaattaatgtcttttttttaaagaatattttcCAATGTCTTTGAATGAACATCTTATCAGAGGTGTTTATGTTCCTAAAATGACGTGATGCAGTGGAAGATAATTCTAGTTCTAGAAAGGGGAAAACATAATCTGATAATCCGTCTCTAGTCTATGTGATATTTGGACCGCAAAGAAAAAAACCAATAAAACCATCCCACGACTAAGATAATTTTAAGTTGTTTAGTGATATTTTTTAAGCCTGGAAAGGATATTTTCCTTAAACCTTTTTAACATAAAtaacctaataataataataatggtaaattacatttttttttcaaaagattaaatctactttattttaattcactttAATATAGACAGATCTTTTAGTAATTGCAAGTAACTATGAATAAGTTTTTTATGGGTATTTTTGTGCAACTTTTAGTGTCACCTGtagctaattttattttagaaattttgaatACGAAATTTGAAATATGTATTATCGACCATAAAACttcattcaaaatctttattttatcttgtaaagttttaattttatatatatatatatatatatatatatatatatatatatatatatataattggatTGATGTGTGACatgtatcaaataaattaaaataaaagagaaaaatgtataAGAGaagcatttataaaaaaaggtgaataaaattaaaccaagaaaaattagaaaaagaaatagccACTCAACTTACATGATTTAGATATAGCTTCGATACGCCTCTAAAATTGAGCTAAAACTcaagattatatatattttttgaagagttagggtatttatattatttttggtaGGTTAaggtaatttattttacattattcttGTGTTCCAAAATAATTGGTCGttcgttttaaaaaattattgtcctaagttattttacacaaacaaaaaaaataaaaaataaaagaaagaaaataataattttataaaattaatcttatattatcattaatttatttataatttttgttattcatcattaatattataaaaaatataaataaaaaataattaatattacattggttaaaataacaattatttttagataatattttttcttatataacaattgtaacaaaacaaagaagtatatcataaattcaaatttctcaaaaaaaaatgtacaaagaaaagactcTTACACATTATATTAACATGTGTGGTAATTAATTTTGTGAGGATAAGAAAAGATTTTGATAGGAACGAAAATTTTCAAGTTTTActgtaataaaattaattttaggtatgaaatctatgattttttttttaaaaaatatacttatatttaCTTTTGAAAAGGTTAAATTAATCAGGTGATCTCTAAATTTTTTGACATTTTCCGGATAGAttcttaaactaaaattaattacctGGGCAA is a window from the Glycine max cultivar Williams 82 chromosome 2, Glycine_max_v4.0, whole genome shotgun sequence genome containing:
- the LOC100801810 gene encoding dehydrodolichyl diphosphate synthase 2 yields the protein MFSLRLPIPLVKTPPSSSSYSPYYLCPFHDPCQTRGLIVSKRGSATAKCHADVTLRHDRVSFAGESPDPFPAELAAEMMPKHVAVIMDGNGRWAKVKGLPPSAGHQAGVQSLRRMVRLCSSWGIKVLTVFAFSTDNWVRPKLEFDFLMRLFETTINSEVQAFKREGIQISVIGDSSKLPESLKRMIVSVEEDTKHNSRLQLIVALSYSGKYDVVQACKSVAKKVKDDHLHLDDINENIIEQELETNCTEFPYPDLLIRTSGELRVSNFLLWQLAYTELYFNQKLWPDFGKDEFVDALSSFQQRKRRYGGRHA